CGTGCCGCCACACCGGCGAGCGGACCCGTCGTGATCGCGACACCGTAGTTCTTGAGGAACTCGCGACCGCGCATGGTCGAGAGCGTAACGACGTTGTTCAGGCCTTCGGTGGCGCAGAAACGGCTCATCGCGAACGGCAGGTCGGCCGAGATCACGAGGACGACGGTATTCTCGAGCTTGCCGGCGGCTTCGTTGAACTTGCGGGTCGACGTGGCGCAGGTCGGCGTGTCGAGACTCGGCACGATATTGAGCACCTTGCGCTTGCCGGCAAAGTCGTCGAGCGTGACGTCTTGCAACTTAGCGTTGACGAGCGAGAGTGCCGGTGCGGTCTGACCTTTCTGCGGGAACTGGCCGTCGACTTCGATGGGGTTACCCCCGAGTGTGACTTGGGACATCAATATCTCCTAGATTGAGTGCAACAGCGCTATCAGGGATAGAACGCGAGCACCCGGTAATTGCTTGCTAGCGCTGCCTGCGCCGACAATCGTAACCGAATCGTGCGTTCATTGCGTGAAGCCAGACCGGCCTCGCGCAGTGCGCTGTCGGTGACGTAGTCGCTGGCCGCAAATACGCGTCGCACGACGGGCTTTCCCTCAAGGTCCGACAGCGTCAACTCGAGCGACGGCCAGGCGAGCGCGTAGTCCGCCTGATTGCGGATGAACACGGTGAGCGTCATCGGCACGGCGTTGCCGGGCGAGGCAGACGCCGCGCTTGCCGTCGTGTCGGAGGTGTCCGCGGTGTCGCCTGCGGTGGCTTCGTCGGTCACCAGCGTGACGCTGGAAATCTGAATCATGTCCGGTTGACGCGGCGGCGCGATCGTCACATGCATCGGGCGGCCGATAGCGGCGAACACACCGCGCAACGCCGGCACCCGGTCGATCACTGCGGCGCGTTCGATCCATGCCCACTGTGCGATCAGACCGAGGATGGCCAGTGTGAGCAGCACGCGCCAGATCACGCGAGCGGCACCGGGGCGTTGCGGTTGTCCGGTGAGCGTAGGCGACATGGGCGG
This window of the Pandoraea fibrosis genome carries:
- the tpx gene encoding thiol peroxidase, which codes for MSQVTLGGNPIEVDGQFPQKGQTAPALSLVNAKLQDVTLDDFAGKRKVLNIVPSLDTPTCATSTRKFNEAAGKLENTVVLVISADLPFAMSRFCATEGLNNVVTLSTMRGREFLKNYGVAITTGPLAGVAARAVVVLDADNRVVHAELVPEIKNEPNYDAALAALS
- a CDS encoding DUF3426 domain-containing protein; translated protein: MTQSSRVLATRCPHCHTVFRVVADQLKLRDGLVRCGNCREVFDGRVYLCDPPSDASDDASTGAAETTSATGTALVEDASLADAVATSDIGAPDVAGESLAATSPSPVPEPAQSLASISPPANESSASGAPSASSGRPPVPEMLTPTAIAALLGSPDESRAQMHHGPGRYIDDDPTVLAAPTAQNTSIPRSEPPMSPTLTGQPQRPGAARVIWRVLLTLAILGLIAQWAWIERAAVIDRVPALRGVFAAIGRPMHVTIAPPRQPDMIQISSVTLVTDEATAGDTADTSDTTASAASASPGNAVPMTLTVFIRNQADYALAWPSLELTLSDLEGKPVVRRVFAASDYVTDSALREAGLASRNERTIRLRLSAQAALASNYRVLAFYP